The following is a genomic window from bacterium.
GGGCACAGGGAATATGGAACTAAATTTAGAAAGAAAGTTAGCCGATAGAAGAACTTTCCCTGCTATTGACATTAATAGGTCAGGAACAAGAAGAGAAGAACTATTAGTTGACCCAGATGAACTTCAACTTATGTGGTTATTGAGAAAAATGCTTGCACCATTAAATGAAGTTGAAGCAATGGAGAAAATGATAACTATGATAAAAAACACTCGCTCAAATATAGAACTTCTTTTAAGTTTAAAATCAAAAGTTAAAGAATTTGTAAAATAACCTTTTTCTTGTACATATCACAATTTGTGGAAAATTATTCAGTTAGATTTATTATGATTTAATTCCTTCTATTGACAAAAAAAGATTTTTGATGTATCTTTAATGTAGATACTTAATAGGAGGCATTGATATGGAAACTCGTATTCAAAAATGGGGCAATAGTTTCGCTATCCGTATTCCCAAGACAATTGCCAAAGAAATTGGAATAGAGAATAATTCACCTGTTGAGATACTACTAAAAAATGGAAAAGTTGTTATATCTCCAAAAGTTAAACCCAAAATGAATTTGCAACAACTTCTATCAAAAGTAAATAAAAAAAATCTCCATAATGAAGTGGATACTGGTTCTGCAATGGGTGGTGAAGTGTGGTAAAAAAGAAAAAGTATATCCCACAGCGTGGCGATGTTATTTATATTTCCTTAAATCCTCAGGCAGGACATGAACAAGCAGGACGCAGACCTGCTGTAGTGATTTCACCATTAGCATATAATAACAAAGTTGGGCTGGTTATTCTCTGTCCTATTACAAATCAAATTAAGGGTTATCCATTTGAAGTAATTATTCCTGATGGACTAATAATAACAGGTGCAATACTTTCTGACCAGATAAAAAGTTTAGATTGGCAGGCAAGAAAAGCAAAATTTATATGCACTTTACCAGTAGAGACAATTCATGAAGTATTAGAAAAATTATCTGTTTTATTGTTAGAGTGATGGTAAAAAAAGATATTATTTTAAAGAGTCCTGTGAGAGGAAATGGAAAATGACAATTATTTATAAGAATAGAATTGAAGGATTAAGTTGTGGATGTACATCGGAAGACATAGCAACTTTTAAAGTTATTGAAGATGGGATTGAATGTATCTGGTGCGGAAACAAAATAAATTGCAATTTGCCTGTTGAATTTGTTATGAAAGAATATTGTGAGAACTGTGGAAAAAAAACAACTTTTATTTTAGATACAATACAAATGAATTTCTGCACAAAATGTGGTAAATCTAAACAATCAAAGGATAAACTTAAAAAATAAAAAAAACGAAAATCCCATCAAAAACACGCCACAAATATTACATAAAATTACATATATATTTTCTCTAATAAATTTTTTATTTTTTCATAAAGCAAATGAAACAATAGAATACCAGAGAAAATCAGCAAGAATATGCCCAACAAAAAATAAAAAAACACCTTTTACTCCAAATTTCAAAGAAATACTAAAATATATGGTTCTTTCTTAAAAAAGTTGCAGTAATATTTTAAAGTTATTGATATTCAAAGAGATATGGAAATATTAAAGTTAGGAGAGAAAATGGATTTAAACACACTAACAAAAATACTAAATATTGAAGGATGTAAAGTAGTAGAAATTTTATCTTTAACAGAGGAAGAAATACATCTAAAAATAGAGCCATATAAGAGGAAACCAGCAATATGTTCAGGATGTGGAGAGGAACATATACAAGGATATCATAGTGAAAAAGAAGTAATAGTAGAAGATTTACCTATAAGTGAAAGGAGAGTATTTCTTCATGTAAAGAAGCGGTTATATCGTTGTTCAAGGGATAACAAAATATATACAGAGAAAATAGAATGGTTAAATAAGAGGTCAAGATTTACATATAGATTTGCCAAGCAAGTAAACAGATTAACGGCTATAACGACAAATCAAGAGGCGGGGTGGTATTTAGGATTAGGCGATGAAGTAGTTTATAGGATATACAAAGAGATGTTGGAAAAACAGGCAAAAGAGAAATTAATACCAATACCGAGTGCAATTCATATCAGCGTAGATGAAGTAATTTATAAGAACACAGGTATTTAACCAATGTAATTGATGTAGATAAAAGAGATGAATTAAACAAAGCGAGGAAAGAAGGGAATGAAGAATTAGTAGAATTAACAAATTGTAAGCAGCGATTTATTCTTTTTAAGAATAAAAATAAACTTAATGAAAAACAGAAGGGATATCTCGATAAGTTATATGAAATAAACATTTCTATATATAAATAGATGTTATTAAAAGAGAGTTTTTTAGAAGTTTATACACATGAAAGAGTTGAAGAAGCAAAAGAATGCTTAGAGAATTGGATTAAGCAGGCATTATCAAGTGGTTTAGATGTATTTATTCAATTAGGATATAAATGTCAAGAGAAAATGAAATATATTCTAAACTGGTTTTATAAGTCCACAGGATCCTTTGGAAAAGTAAGTTTCGCTATTTCAGAAGGGTTTAATAATAAAATTAAAAGATTAAAAAGTCCGCAGGATCCCTCGGGCGTAGTCCTGAGGGGATCCGTAGCCAAAAGCGAGGACCCTACGGGCGAGCCTGTGGAAATGGCATATGGATATAAAGATATAAATTATTTCAGGTTAAAAATTCATCAATCATGCCCGAGGCAGATCCGCTTCTGGCGGACATTGCGGTTTATTAAACCCTAGATTAAATACTTTAAGTGCAACTTAAATAAGAAAGACCCTATTTAGATGCTAAAAATTAGGGCTGCTTTAATGGGGTTCAGTTAGGATTTAGATTTTTATATTTATCTTATTACATAAAAGTTTGTCAAAATTATTTTTATCCTCTATCTCCCCTTCAATTTTCAAAAAATAAAAAGGGATATTACCTTTTATAAATTTTTGAACTTTCACATAGTCCTTTTCAGTAGTTACAATAAAGTCAATATTTTCTTTTTTAAAAAATTCCATTATTTCATTTATATCTTTTTCTTTGTAATTAAAATGGTCAGGAAAAACAACAGAATATTGTTTTTCAGGTTTTAATTGGGAAATTGTCAGAAAAAAATTAAAAGGGTTTCCAATTCCAGCAAAACAAAGAATTTTTTTACCTTTTACTTCTTCTAAAAGAACTTTTTCTTTACCATTTGAAAGATAAACTGGTTTTATTTTTAAAAAAAATATTGGTTTTTCCTGTTTTTGTAAAAAAGTAAGAAGAGTATATTTTTCCTTCTCTCCAACTAAATGAGGATAACTTATTATAAAAACATCTGCTCTTTTTATAGAAGAAACTGGCTCTCTTAAAAGTCCTGATGGAATTAACAATTTGTTATCAAAAGGGTTTGAAGAATCAAACATAAGTATATCAACATCTTTTTCAACCCACTGACAATGAAAACCATCATCAATTACAACTATTTCAATTCCCATTTCTTCAAGTTTTTCCAAACCAGATGGTGTTTTATCTCCTGAAATAATTATTGAAGGGAAATTATTTTTAATCATTATCACTTCATCATATGGAATACTCTCTCCTTTTTCTTTTTTAAAAATAGAACTGACAACTGCAATTTTATAATTCAAGGAAATGACTTTTTTAATAATTTCACTTACCAATAATGTTTTCCCTGTTCCCCCTGTTATAATATTCCCAACACTTATAATAAAAAATTTATACTTTCTTTTCTTTGAGAAACACCTTTTTAATGTTATTACAAATAAATATAAAAATGATATAGGCAAAAAAAACAAAGAGACCAATTTAAAAAAAACAGACCTTTTTCTAAATAAAAATTTCCTATAAAAAAAGTTAAAAAAGGGTCGGCTGGTCTTCAATTGAACAAGATTCACATGGTATTTCAACTTTTCCGAATTCACCGTCATATCCTGGATTTATTTTAACATTTCCTTCTCTTACACTTATAATACCTTTTGCAATTTTTTCATCAATTGTATTTAATAATTCATTTTCTGGTATTTGAATAAGAACAGAGAATTCTGAACCTGTTTTTTTAATAATTTCAATATAATGATTTCTAACTTCTATTGAGTCCTCACCTTTTTTATAAACATTACTTATAATTTGAATAAGAGGTACAAGTTTTTTAAAATCAATGTATTTTTTTGGTCTTTCTCCTCTTTTTCTATCAGCAAGGTCATAAACTCTGTGCATAACTCCAATCGTCAAGTTTCTACCACAAACAGGACACTTATTGTTATTAACTGCACTTTCTTCTGGTGAAAAACAAACATTACAATTTCTATGTCCATCAAAATGATATTTTCCTTCTTCTGGAAAATACTCAATTGTCATTAAAAATTTATCTTTATCCTTATTTCTTAAAATTTCTATTAACTCAAAATAATTAAATTTATCTTTAAAAACATTAGATTCTCTGCCAATTTTTAAAGGAGAATGAGCATCTGAATTAGAAATTAAAGAGAACCTATCAAGAGGTGAAACCATCCAGTTCATTTCAGGGTCACTACT
Proteins encoded in this region:
- a CDS encoding transposase family protein gives rise to the protein MDLNTLTKILNIEGCKVVEILSLTEEEIHLKIEPYKRKPAICSGCGEEHIQGYHSEKEVIVEDLPISERRVFLHVKKRLYRCSRDNKIYTEKIEWLNKRSRFTYRFAKQVNRLTAITTNQEAGWYLGLGDEVVYRIYKEMLEKQAKEKLIPIPSAIHISVDEVIYKNTGI
- a CDS encoding endonuclease Q family protein yields the protein MYIADFHIHSKYSKATSKNMVIEELTKWAKYKGINILGTGDITHFMWFYELKGKLKQTDRYGIYTFNGVDFILTGEVNNIFEQDDVIKKIHNIIFLPSFEVAEKFNRKIEKYGDLNADGRPILHLSCIDLLNIIKEINEDIFVVPAHIWTPHFSVFGANSGFNSIYDCFGRFTSEIFALETGLSSDPEMNWMVSPLDRFSLISNSDAHSPLKIGRESNVFKDKFNYFELIEILRNKDKDKFLMTIEYFPEEGKYHFDGHRNCNVCFSPEESAVNNNKCPVCGRNLTIGVMHRVYDLADRKRGERPKKYIDFKKLVPLIQIISNVYKKGEDSIEVRNHYIEIIKKTGSEFSVLIQIPENELLNTIDEKIAKGIISVREGNVKINPGYDGEFGKVEIPCESCSIEDQPTLF
- the lpxK gene encoding tetraacyldisaccharide 4'-kinase → MTVNSEKLKYHVNLVQLKTSRPFFNFFYRKFLFRKRSVFFKLVSLFFLPISFLYLFVITLKRCFSKKRKYKFFIISVGNIITGGTGKTLLVSEIIKKVISLNYKIAVVSSIFKKEKGESIPYDEVIMIKNNFPSIIISGDKTPSGLEKLEEMGIEIVVIDDGFHCQWVEKDVDILMFDSSNPFDNKLLIPSGLLREPVSSIKRADVFIISYPHLVGEKEKYTLLTFLQKQEKPIFFLKIKPVYLSNGKEKVLLEEVKGKKILCFAGIGNPFNFFLTISQLKPEKQYSVVFPDHFNYKEKDINEIMEFFKKENIDFIVTTEKDYVKVQKFIKGNIPFYFLKIEGEIEDKNNFDKLLCNKINIKI
- the mazF gene encoding endoribonuclease MazF: MVKKKKYIPQRGDVIYISLNPQAGHEQAGRRPAVVISPLAYNNKVGLVILCPITNQIKGYPFEVIIPDGLIITGAILSDQIKSLDWQARKAKFICTLPVETIHEVLEKLSVLLLE
- a CDS encoding AbrB/MazE/SpoVT family DNA-binding domain-containing protein — translated: METRIQKWGNSFAIRIPKTIAKEIGIENNSPVEILLKNGKVVISPKVKPKMNLQQLLSKVNKKNLHNEVDTGSAMGGEVW
- a CDS encoding transposase → MLLKESFLEVYTHERVEEAKECLENWIKQALSSGLDVFIQLGYKCQEKMKYILNWFYKSTGSFGKVSFAISEGFNNKIKRLKSPQDPSGVVLRGSVAKSEDPTGEPVEMAYGYKDINYFRLKIHQSCPRQIRFWRTLRFIKP